A region from the Sandaracinus amylolyticus genome encodes:
- a CDS encoding efflux RND transporter permease subunit, translated as MTLSDVAIKRPVFTSMISLGIIVLGVLGYSRLGVNLFPDVEFPAVTVTTVYPGASPAEMETQVTEKIEDAIVSLPGIDRIQSWSRDSVSNVVIFFELDVDPVEAATQVRERVAQIRAQLPREVEDPTVVRLDISAAPIMTYTLSGDADLNRLRDFAEDDIRPYLEQVDGVASVSVNGGRERQINVELDVDRLIALGMTPLSVVEQIQRENLSVPAGGFDEGDRRIAVRTLGELVSIDELRQLPVGTGADGSLVRLGDIGTVEDGFADQTTIVRSNGRPAVVFAIMKASGSNTVEISEGVRARLAELPMPAGVNATLVMDQAEFVLENAHEVQIALWFGGAMAILIILVFLMDLRSTFISALALPTSVLGAFFFMYLMGFTLNMMTLLGLSLAIGLLIDDSIVVRENIMKHLERGEDPEVAASKGTREITLAVLATTATLCAVFVPVAFTGGMVGQFFREFGLTIAAATVLSAWVAFTLDPMLSARLAKKIEGGAHAGHDDGAFGFIKRPLRGFYETLDSLYASLLVWLLGKKWRMAVVLFLAFACFVGSQMLVPLMGSEFTSAEDRGQFNVDIELPAGTRLEESARLSALAENELGQDPLFTNIYVRAGVNGAPNMVTWTVICPPKNERDVTQVELEHRTRDAILRHIPEAEIAISPPGIVEGGRDYGMELHVVGDDFASIAETANFFYDTLRGIPGTRDVDRQYSPGSPQLEVHVDRDRASQLHIPLALIARTARASIEGEVAGQYRDGDDEVDIRVRLRPEDRAHAGLIANLRIVSPGGFVPLSDLATVGRGEGPAEIQRSNRRRTIVVTASAEGRPIGDVLAEFEQRIADHPMPAGVSWELEGQAKMMNESNSNMAIALLLGIVFIYLVLASQFESLMHPVTIMMALPLAFVGAFVALFLSHSSMSMGATIGFILLMGLVTKNGILLIDHAVTKVREEGWSPHAAILDAGPSRMRPILMTSAAMVLGMLPTALNDGPGSEFRAPMAIGIIGGVISSTLLTLLVVPVFYLMMEGLRERTADFWVRWVLGRPRAPGGARKAVSIAREPEQPIADAAEE; from the coding sequence ATGACGTTGTCGGACGTCGCGATCAAGCGTCCCGTGTTCACCTCGATGATCTCGCTCGGGATCATCGTGCTCGGGGTCCTCGGGTACTCGCGCCTCGGCGTGAACCTGTTCCCCGACGTCGAGTTCCCCGCGGTGACGGTCACGACCGTCTACCCCGGCGCGAGCCCGGCCGAGATGGAGACGCAGGTCACCGAGAAGATCGAGGACGCGATCGTCTCGCTGCCCGGCATCGATCGCATCCAGAGCTGGTCGCGCGACTCGGTCTCGAACGTCGTCATCTTCTTCGAGCTCGACGTCGATCCGGTCGAGGCCGCGACCCAGGTGCGCGAGCGCGTCGCGCAGATCCGCGCGCAGCTGCCGCGCGAGGTCGAGGACCCGACGGTCGTGCGCCTCGACATCAGCGCGGCGCCGATCATGACGTACACGCTCTCGGGCGACGCGGACCTCAACCGGCTCCGCGACTTCGCCGAGGACGACATCCGTCCGTACCTCGAGCAGGTCGACGGCGTCGCGAGCGTGAGCGTCAACGGCGGTCGCGAGCGCCAGATCAACGTCGAGCTCGACGTCGATCGTCTGATCGCGCTCGGCATGACGCCGCTCTCGGTGGTCGAGCAGATCCAGCGCGAGAACCTCAGCGTCCCCGCGGGCGGCTTCGACGAAGGTGATCGCCGCATCGCGGTGCGCACGCTCGGCGAGCTCGTCAGCATCGACGAGCTGCGCCAGCTCCCGGTCGGCACCGGCGCGGACGGCTCACTCGTGCGCCTCGGCGACATCGGCACGGTCGAGGACGGCTTCGCGGATCAGACGACGATCGTGCGCAGCAACGGCCGTCCCGCGGTCGTGTTCGCGATCATGAAGGCGTCGGGCTCGAACACGGTCGAGATCAGCGAGGGCGTGCGCGCGCGCCTCGCGGAGCTGCCGATGCCCGCGGGCGTCAACGCGACGCTCGTGATGGATCAGGCGGAGTTCGTGCTCGAGAACGCGCACGAGGTGCAGATCGCGCTGTGGTTCGGCGGCGCGATGGCGATCCTGATCATCCTCGTGTTCCTGATGGACCTGCGCAGCACGTTCATCAGCGCGCTCGCCCTGCCCACCAGCGTGCTCGGCGCGTTCTTCTTCATGTACCTGATGGGCTTCACGCTCAACATGATGACCCTCTTGGGTCTCTCGCTCGCGATCGGTCTGCTCATCGACGACTCGATCGTGGTGCGCGAGAACATCATGAAGCACCTCGAGCGCGGCGAGGACCCCGAGGTCGCCGCGAGCAAGGGCACGCGGGAGATCACGCTCGCCGTCCTCGCGACGACCGCGACGCTCTGCGCGGTGTTCGTGCCCGTCGCGTTCACCGGCGGCATGGTCGGTCAGTTCTTCCGCGAGTTCGGCCTCACCATCGCGGCCGCGACGGTCCTCAGCGCGTGGGTCGCGTTCACGCTCGACCCGATGCTCTCGGCGCGCCTCGCGAAGAAGATCGAAGGCGGCGCGCACGCGGGCCACGACGACGGCGCGTTCGGCTTCATCAAGCGCCCGCTGCGCGGCTTCTACGAGACGCTCGACTCGCTGTACGCGTCGCTGCTCGTGTGGCTGCTCGGGAAGAAGTGGCGCATGGCCGTCGTGCTCTTCCTCGCGTTCGCGTGCTTCGTGGGCTCGCAGATGCTCGTGCCGCTGATGGGCAGCGAGTTCACGTCGGCGGAGGATCGCGGTCAGTTCAACGTCGACATCGAGCTGCCGGCGGGCACGCGCCTCGAGGAGAGCGCGCGCCTGTCCGCGCTCGCCGAGAACGAGCTCGGGCAGGACCCGCTCTTCACGAACATCTACGTCCGCGCGGGCGTGAACGGCGCGCCGAACATGGTCACCTGGACCGTGATCTGCCCGCCGAAGAACGAGCGTGACGTGACGCAGGTCGAGCTCGAGCACCGCACGCGCGACGCGATCCTGCGGCACATCCCGGAGGCCGAGATCGCGATCTCGCCGCCCGGCATCGTCGAGGGTGGTCGCGACTACGGCATGGAGCTGCACGTCGTCGGCGACGACTTCGCGTCGATCGCGGAGACCGCGAACTTCTTCTACGACACGCTGCGCGGCATCCCGGGCACGCGCGACGTCGATCGCCAGTACTCGCCGGGCAGCCCGCAGCTCGAGGTGCACGTCGATCGCGATCGCGCGTCGCAGCTGCACATCCCGCTCGCGCTCATCGCGCGCACCGCACGCGCGTCGATCGAGGGCGAGGTCGCGGGCCAGTACCGCGACGGCGACGACGAGGTCGACATCCGCGTGCGGCTGCGCCCCGAGGATCGCGCGCACGCGGGGCTGATCGCGAACCTGCGCATCGTGTCGCCGGGTGGCTTCGTGCCGCTCTCGGATCTCGCGACGGTCGGTCGCGGCGAGGGCCCGGCGGAGATCCAGCGCAGCAATCGCCGCCGCACCATCGTCGTGACCGCATCGGCCGAGGGCCGTCCGATCGGCGACGTGCTCGCCGAGTTCGAGCAGCGCATCGCCGATCACCCGATGCCCGCCGGCGTGAGCTGGGAGCTCGAGGGTCAGGCGAAGATGATGAACGAGTCGAACTCGAACATGGCGATCGCGCTGCTGCTCGGGATCGTCTTCATCTACCTGGTGCTCGCGTCGCAGTTCGAGTCGCTGATGCACCCGGTGACGATCATGATGGCGCTGCCGCTCGCGTTCGTCGGCGCGTTCGTGGCGCTCTTCCTCTCGCACTCGTCGATGTCGATGGGCGCGACGATCGGCTTCATCCTCTTGATGGGCCTCGTCACGAAGAACGGAATCTTGTTGATCGATCACGCCGTCACGAAGGTGCGCGAGGAAGGATGGTCGCCGCACGCGGCGATCCTCGACGCGGGCCCGTCGCGCATGCGCCCGATCCTGATGACGAGCGCCGCGATGGTGCTCGGCATGCTGCCGACCGCGCTCAACGACGGCCCGGGCAGCGAGTTCCGCGCGCCGATGGCGATCGGCATCATCGGCGGCGTCATCAGCTCGACACTGCTCACGCTGCTCGTCGTGCCGGTCTTCTATCTGATGATGGAAGGGCTGCGCGAGCGCACCGCGGACTTCTGGGTGCGGTGGGTGCTCGGTCGCCCGCGCGCGCCGGGCGGCGCGCGCAAGGCGGTGAGCATCGCGCGCGAGCCCGAGCAGCCGATCGCCGACGCCGCCGAGGAGTGA
- a CDS encoding OsmC family protein, with translation MAHEMSAAAAYLGDAALPNPEELLVAALASCHMLTFLALCARKGIVVDAYDDDARGTLERRPGEKTRVTRVVLRPRITFGGATPDHAMLASLHRQAHDGCFIASSVTTEVVVESR, from the coding sequence GTGGCGCACGAGATGAGCGCGGCGGCCGCGTATCTCGGGGACGCGGCGCTGCCGAACCCCGAGGAGCTCCTCGTCGCGGCGCTCGCGAGCTGTCACATGCTGACGTTCCTCGCGCTGTGCGCGCGCAAGGGCATCGTGGTCGACGCGTACGACGACGACGCGCGGGGGACGCTCGAGCGACGGCCGGGTGAGAAGACGCGCGTGACGCGCGTCGTGCTGCGCCCGCGGATCACGTTCGGTGGAGCAACGCCCGACCACGCGATGCTCGCGTCACTGCATCGTCAGGCGCACGACGGCTGCTTCATCGCGAGCTCGGTGACGACGGAGGTGGTCGTCGAGTCGCGGTGA
- the rlmM gene encoding 23S rRNA (cytidine(2498)-2'-O)-methyltransferase RlmM gives MSKPRGRRDRGKERDRPRARPEGPRRPLDARAQRPDARPRPDARKPPDDRAQSIVRVPVERGKPLDGEWLWTTRPGSEQDLVDELTIALGRDRARRVGPALVRSRGAPTAKEGGVEVTFARQGFRIAGEASGERSAIVSAIAERARPQGTYAISAWVPDTDALNPLAPDADAIESALAATLDAQAPRRVAMTALPHAGAMLLQVALVARDHAIFGANGTEHLLSFSPGGRARMRVGGERPSRAARKVEEALAWLGVSPGPGEVCVDLGAAPGGWTWVLLEKRAKVIAVDPAELRPDIARHRNVAHHKASAFQFAPEEPVDWLFCDMAWRPLEVAQLLAKWGRRRWARILVANLKLPMKTKAKTVEDLKQVVAGGGWTRIRTRQLYHDRDEITLTAHL, from the coding sequence ATGTCGAAGCCCCGAGGCCGTCGCGATCGCGGCAAGGAGCGAGATCGCCCGAGAGCGCGGCCCGAAGGTCCGCGGCGTCCGCTCGACGCGCGCGCGCAGCGGCCCGATGCTCGTCCGAGGCCGGATGCGCGCAAGCCGCCCGACGATCGCGCGCAGTCGATCGTGCGCGTCCCGGTCGAGCGCGGAAAGCCGCTCGACGGCGAGTGGCTCTGGACCACGCGCCCGGGCTCGGAGCAGGACCTCGTCGACGAGCTGACGATCGCGCTCGGTCGTGATCGCGCGCGCCGCGTGGGGCCCGCGCTGGTCCGCTCGAGGGGCGCGCCCACCGCGAAGGAAGGCGGCGTCGAGGTCACGTTCGCGCGCCAGGGCTTCCGCATCGCGGGCGAGGCGAGCGGCGAGCGCTCTGCGATCGTGAGCGCGATCGCCGAGCGGGCGCGCCCGCAGGGCACGTACGCGATCTCCGCGTGGGTGCCCGACACCGACGCGCTCAATCCGCTCGCGCCCGACGCCGACGCGATCGAGTCCGCGCTCGCGGCGACGCTCGACGCCCAGGCGCCGCGCCGCGTCGCGATGACCGCGCTCCCGCACGCCGGCGCGATGCTGCTGCAGGTCGCGCTCGTCGCGCGCGACCACGCGATCTTCGGCGCGAACGGAACCGAGCATTTGCTCAGTTTCTCACCGGGCGGCCGCGCCCGGATGCGCGTCGGCGGAGAGCGCCCTTCGCGCGCGGCGCGCAAGGTCGAGGAGGCGCTCGCGTGGCTCGGCGTGTCGCCCGGGCCCGGCGAGGTGTGCGTCGATCTCGGCGCCGCGCCCGGCGGCTGGACGTGGGTGCTGCTCGAGAAGCGCGCGAAGGTGATCGCGGTCGATCCCGCGGAGCTGCGCCCCGACATCGCGCGCCATCGCAACGTCGCCCACCACAAGGCGAGCGCGTTCCAGTTCGCGCCCGAGGAGCCGGTGGACTGGCTCTTCTGCGACATGGCGTGGCGCCCGCTCGAGGTCGCGCAGCTCCTCGCGAAGTGGGGCCGCCGCCGCTGGGCGCGGATCCTCGTCGCGAACCTCAAGCTGCCGATGAAGACGAAGGCGAAGACCGTCGAGGACCTCAAGCAGGTCGTCGCGGGCGGCGGATGGACGCGCATCCGTACGCGCCAGCTCTATCACGACCGCGACGAGATCACGCTGACGGCGCACCTCTGA
- a CDS encoding efflux RND transporter periplasmic adaptor subunit, with the protein MLLFTVLTLAGLGVALSQRLGQASAEQAEFATAREEAAAAAGRAPEVEVVRPTTAAFAPLVVLQGTLEPVQAADLGFEVAGRVSRVDVALGEHVRAGQALVSLDRASLGAQSAQSEAAIAVAQANVDMLRDRVTLLEGLVRSGASPERELTTARQQLAVAEAQLGQAMASRRQLATQSADHVLRAPFDGVVTRVPNGVGAVAGPGTTLVRVEDLSSLRLRTTVSQSELEALEVGATASIEGHEGVSGTIRSAVRSLDPQTRRAPVEVLVPNAGTHLVANALVRARVVVGTPRPALRLPATTRRPNGEILVIDAEGRVVTRSVSAQSDVDGSWLVTDGLAPEDRVVLRPATAREGQIVVPVESQTAPADPPRAGL; encoded by the coding sequence ATGCTGTTGTTCACGGTGCTCACCCTCGCGGGATTGGGCGTCGCGCTCTCGCAGCGGCTGGGCCAGGCATCCGCGGAGCAGGCGGAGTTCGCGACGGCGCGCGAAGAAGCCGCCGCTGCGGCGGGCCGTGCGCCCGAGGTGGAGGTGGTGCGTCCGACCACCGCCGCGTTCGCGCCGCTCGTCGTGCTGCAGGGCACGCTCGAGCCCGTGCAGGCTGCGGACCTCGGGTTCGAGGTCGCGGGCCGCGTGTCGCGCGTCGACGTGGCGCTCGGTGAGCACGTCCGCGCAGGTCAGGCGCTGGTGTCGCTCGATCGCGCCAGCCTCGGCGCGCAGAGCGCGCAGAGCGAGGCCGCCATCGCGGTCGCGCAGGCGAACGTCGACATGCTGCGTGATCGCGTGACCCTCCTCGAAGGGCTCGTGCGCAGCGGTGCGTCGCCGGAGCGCGAGCTCACCACGGCGCGGCAGCAGCTCGCGGTCGCCGAGGCCCAGCTCGGCCAGGCGATGGCGAGCCGTCGTCAGCTCGCCACGCAGTCCGCGGATCACGTGCTCCGCGCGCCCTTCGACGGCGTGGTGACGCGCGTGCCGAACGGCGTCGGCGCGGTCGCGGGCCCCGGCACGACGCTGGTGCGCGTCGAGGATCTGTCGTCGCTGCGGCTGCGCACGACGGTGAGCCAATCGGAGCTCGAGGCGCTCGAGGTCGGCGCGACCGCGTCGATCGAGGGCCACGAGGGCGTGAGCGGGACGATCCGCAGCGCGGTGCGCTCGCTCGATCCGCAGACGCGCCGCGCGCCCGTCGAGGTGCTCGTGCCCAACGCGGGCACGCACCTCGTCGCGAACGCGCTCGTCCGCGCGCGCGTCGTCGTCGGCACGCCGCGACCCGCGCTGCGTCTGCCCGCGACGACGCGTCGCCCCAACGGCGAGATCCTCGTGATCGACGCCGAGGGTCGCGTCGTCACGCGCAGCGTGTCGGCGCAGTCGGACGTCGATGGCTCGTGGCTCGTGACCGACGGGCTCGCCCCCGAGGATCGCGTCGTGCTGCGTCCCGCGACCGCGCGCGAAGGCCAGATCGTCGTCCCCGTCGAGTCGCAGACCGCGCCGGCCGATCCGCCCCGCGCGGGGCTGTGA